A single window of Chrysiogenia bacterium DNA harbors:
- the cysD gene encoding sulfate adenylyltransferase subunit CysD, translated as MIDQHRLTHLKELEAESIHIIREVAAEFDNPVMLYSIGKDSSVMLRLALKAFHPGKLPFPLLHVDTRWKFKEMIAFRERMARELGLEIKVHINPRGEKEDIGPFTHGSAKHTNIMKTEGLLQALEAGGYDAAFGGARRDEEKSRAKERVYSFRDKFHRWDPKNQRPELWNLYNGKVNKGESIRVFPLSNWTELDIWQYIYLENIPIVPLYYAAKRPVVERDGVLIMVDDDRFPLEPGEKVQERMVRFRTLGCYPLTGAIESSADTLPQIIQEMLLAKRSEREGRVIDFDEAGSMEQKKREGYF; from the coding sequence ATGATTGACCAGCACCGCCTGACACATCTCAAGGAACTCGAAGCCGAGTCCATCCACATCATCCGCGAGGTTGCCGCAGAGTTCGACAACCCGGTGATGCTCTATTCGATCGGCAAGGATTCCTCGGTGATGCTGCGCCTGGCGCTCAAGGCCTTCCACCCGGGCAAACTGCCCTTTCCGCTGCTTCACGTGGACACCCGCTGGAAGTTCAAGGAAATGATCGCCTTCCGCGAGCGCATGGCTCGGGAGCTGGGGCTCGAGATCAAGGTGCACATCAATCCGCGCGGTGAGAAGGAAGACATCGGTCCCTTCACCCACGGCAGCGCCAAGCACACGAACATCATGAAGACCGAGGGGCTGCTTCAGGCCCTGGAGGCCGGCGGCTACGACGCGGCCTTTGGCGGCGCGCGCCGCGACGAGGAGAAATCCCGCGCGAAAGAGCGCGTCTATTCCTTCCGCGACAAGTTCCACCGCTGGGACCCCAAGAACCAGCGCCCGGAGCTGTGGAACCTCTACAACGGCAAGGTGAACAAGGGAGAGTCGATCCGCGTCTTCCCGCTCTCGAACTGGACCGAACTCGACATCTGGCAGTACATCTATCTGGAAAACATCCCCATTGTGCCGCTCTACTATGCCGCCAAACGGCCGGTGGTCGAGCGCGACGGCGTGCTGATCATGGTCGATGACGACCGCTTCCCGCTCGAGCCGGGCGAGAAAGTTCAGGAGCGTATGGTGCGCTTCCGCACCCTGGGCTGTTACCCCCTTACCGGCGCGATCGAATCGAGCGCCGACACCCTGCCGCAGATCATCCAGGAAATGCTGCTGGCCAAGCGCTCCGAGCGCGAGGGCCGCGTCATCGACTTCGACGAAGCCGGTTCGATGGAACAGAAGAAGCGCGAGGGATATTTCTAG
- the cysN gene encoding sulfate adenylyltransferase subunit CysN — protein sequence MSHQSELIEKDIEAYLAEHERKELLRFLTCGSVDDGKSTLIGRLLHDSKLIYEDQLQAIQKESERKGSAGEGIDLSLLVDGLRAEREQGITIDVAYRYFSTSRRKFIIADTPGHEQYTRNMVTGASTCNLAIILIDARNGISTQTLRHSFITALLGIKHIAVAINKMDLMDFSQEVFNRIRDEYMVFADKLGMKDVQFLPLSALNGDNVVDRSENTPWYDGPALMEYLETVPIAGDRNLDDFRFPVQYVIRPNLDFRGFAGTIASGIVRPGDEVMVLPSRKTTRVKDIVTFDGNLDEAFTPQAPTITLTEEVDVSRGDMIVRKDNLPHVGQDVDAMIVWMAEEPMVPGKSYWIKHTTRLTNALVSTLHYKVDVNTLERGQAPTLALNEIGRCGVTLSEPLCWDPYTKNRNTGAFIVVDKMTNVTVGAGMILDPEVGDPYSEGADLGPAKGAGEASEYRPLTGIERSMRFGQQPLTVLLTGHIGAGKRSIAYGLERKLFEAGRTAFVIDPEKSREGMGKDLGYSSEALDTLVEREAETARLLSGGGLICLLPAVAPSRAARHRVRELVGAERFLEVHVSAAIDVCRERDSSGLYARADSGEIKGLPGVDGPYEAPAEPDLTLAAFDLSLGECVERLYALLEERGFLRASL from the coding sequence GTGTCCCATCAAAGCGAACTCATCGAGAAGGACATCGAGGCCTACCTTGCCGAGCATGAGCGCAAGGAGCTGCTTCGCTTCCTCACGTGCGGCAGCGTCGACGATGGCAAGAGCACGCTCATCGGGCGTCTGCTCCACGACTCGAAGCTGATCTACGAGGACCAGCTCCAGGCCATTCAGAAGGAATCCGAGCGCAAGGGCTCGGCAGGCGAGGGGATTGACCTCTCGCTGCTGGTGGACGGGCTGCGCGCCGAGCGCGAGCAGGGCATCACCATCGACGTGGCCTACCGCTATTTCTCGACCTCGCGCCGCAAGTTCATCATTGCCGATACGCCCGGGCACGAGCAGTACACCCGCAACATGGTGACCGGGGCCTCGACCTGCAATCTGGCAATCATCCTGATCGACGCGCGCAACGGGATCTCCACCCAGACGCTGCGTCACAGCTTCATCACCGCGCTGCTGGGGATCAAGCACATCGCCGTGGCCATCAACAAGATGGACCTGATGGACTTCTCGCAGGAAGTCTTCAACAGGATTCGCGACGAGTACATGGTTTTCGCCGACAAACTCGGCATGAAGGACGTGCAGTTCCTCCCGCTCTCGGCCCTCAACGGCGACAACGTCGTGGACCGCAGCGAGAACACACCGTGGTACGACGGCCCGGCGCTCATGGAGTATCTGGAGACTGTTCCCATTGCCGGCGACCGCAACCTCGACGACTTCCGCTTCCCGGTGCAGTACGTCATCCGCCCGAACCTCGATTTCCGCGGCTTTGCCGGGACGATCGCTTCGGGCATCGTGAGGCCCGGCGACGAAGTGATGGTGCTTCCCTCGCGCAAGACGACGCGGGTCAAAGATATCGTCACCTTCGACGGAAACCTGGACGAGGCCTTCACCCCGCAGGCGCCCACCATCACGCTCACTGAAGAAGTGGATGTGAGCCGCGGCGACATGATCGTGCGCAAGGACAACCTGCCCCATGTGGGACAGGACGTCGACGCCATGATCGTGTGGATGGCCGAAGAACCGATGGTCCCGGGCAAGTCCTACTGGATCAAGCACACCACGCGGCTCACCAACGCGCTCGTCTCCACGCTTCACTACAAGGTGGACGTGAACACGCTCGAGCGCGGGCAGGCCCCGACGCTTGCACTCAATGAGATCGGCCGCTGCGGGGTCACCCTCAGCGAGCCGCTGTGCTGGGACCCCTACACGAAGAACCGCAACACCGGCGCCTTCATCGTGGTGGACAAGATGACCAACGTCACCGTCGGTGCGGGCATGATTCTCGATCCCGAAGTGGGCGATCCCTATTCCGAGGGCGCCGATCTGGGGCCGGCCAAGGGCGCGGGTGAGGCAAGTGAGTACCGGCCGCTCACCGGCATCGAGCGCTCCATGCGCTTTGGCCAGCAGCCGCTCACGGTGCTGCTCACCGGGCACATCGGCGCCGGCAAGCGCAGCATCGCCTACGGCTTGGAGCGCAAGCTCTTCGAAGCCGGCCGTACCGCCTTTGTGATCGATCCCGAGAAATCGCGCGAGGGCATGGGCAAGGATCTGGGCTACTCCAGCGAAGCGCTTGATACCCTGGTGGAGCGCGAGGCCGAGACCGCAAGACTGCTGAGCGGCGGCGGACTCATCTGCCTGCTCCCGGCGGTCGCCCCCTCGCGCGCGGCGCGCCACCGTGTGCGCGAGCTGGTGGGCGCCGAGCGCTTCCTCGAAGTTCACGTCTCCGCAGCCATCGACGTCTGCCGAGAGCGGGATTCGAGCGGGCTCTATGCCAGGGCTGATTCCGGCGAGATCAAGGGCCTTCCCGGCGTGGACGGCCCCTACGAAGCGCCCGCCGAGCCGGACCTCACCCTCGCGGCCTTCGATCTTTCGCTCGGCGAGTGCGTCGAGCGGCTGTATGCTCTTCTCGAAGAGCGCGGCTTCCTGCGCGCCAGCCTCTAG
- a CDS encoding MAPEG family protein — protein MAGAVLFAALFLWLVPGLLPEPAATSMGEQLTYALRWELLPGATLLLGIALIARRRFFDERIIEGGPAPQAPGEPLPALEIDLRYLRNTLEQVALAFVGHMALATLLNGDSLRVLGALAILFVIGRVTFRIGYAISPVARAFGFAATFYPTIGVYLYCCWKLVR, from the coding sequence ATGGCGGGCGCGGTGCTGTTCGCGGCGCTCTTCCTCTGGCTTGTGCCGGGCCTCCTGCCAGAGCCCGCGGCAACGTCGATGGGCGAACAACTGACCTATGCCCTGCGCTGGGAGTTGCTGCCGGGGGCGACGCTGCTACTTGGAATCGCTCTCATCGCCAGGCGCCGGTTCTTTGATGAACGAATCATCGAGGGCGGTCCCGCGCCCCAGGCCCCCGGGGAGCCGCTTCCCGCGCTGGAGATTGACCTGCGCTATCTGCGGAACACGCTCGAACAGGTCGCGCTGGCATTCGTCGGGCACATGGCGCTGGCAACGCTGCTGAATGGAGATTCCCTGCGCGTGCTCGGCGCGCTGGCGATCCTCTTCGTGATCGGGCGAGTCACGTTCAGAATCGGTTACGCCATCTCACCCGTCGCGCGCGCGTTCGGGTTCGCGGCGACGTTTTATCCGACAATCGGCGTCTATCTGTATTGCTGCTGGAAGCTGGTGCGATAA